In the genome of Candidatus Electrothrix rattekaaiensis, the window CGGAGATTGCGTAAAAAACATCGCAATAAGCTGGAAACATTGTTGAGTATTTTTGATCAAAGCAATACCAGTAAAGAGAGTAAACATTTTCTTGATGTATTGGAATCCTCGTTTCCAGATGAATTTAAGGTCATCATCAGACGGCTGCACAAGGCTTCTGCCAGTAAAGAACTTTGTGAAGATATGGAAATGGAAGATGAGATTTTAGAGGAATTAGCGACTCAGGAGCGGCTCATAGCTTACGAAAGGGCGGAAAAAGAGAAAGCAGAAGCGGAAAAAAGGAAAGCAGAAGAGGGAAAAGAAAAGGCAGAAGCGGAAAAAGAGAGAGTTGAAGCGGAAAAAGCTAGGCTTGAAAAACTCTTGAAACAAGCAGGTATTGCGTTTTAAGGTGACCAATTTAAGCCGGGATAACATGCAGCTGGAGTCCTTCGTTCTGTATACACCCAGACAGACCGGCAATATCTTCTTTCTTCGTTTTTCAAAAAAATAATAAAATAAACAGCTCTTACACATGCCCATGCAATGGATCACACGACTGCACCGAATCGAACATGCCGGAATGCCGGTATACATTGATCAGGAAAAACCGGACTGGTTTGTCCCCTCCACGCGCACTGATGAACTGCTCAGGGCCTGTCAAAAGTACGGCAACCGGGCTGTGGCTCTGGGTGAGTTCTGTAACCGTTGCAACGAAGAACCGGATAAGGCGGGACGCCATCTTCGTCGCTTAGAGCATCTTCTGGATCAAGGGACACCGCCGCCCTACCAGGGCCGCAGTCACCATCTGCGTCTCGGCCCTTTGAAAGAGATCTGGTTTCATATCACAGATACCTGCAATCTTTCCTGTGTCCATTGCCTTTTTTCCGCCTCTCCGAGCAAAAAGGAAAGCATGGAGCAGGAACGCCTTCATGATGCCATTGATCAGGCCACCGCGCTGGGCAGTCATCTTTTTTATTTCACCGGTGGCGAACCCTTTGTGTATCCTGATTTTTGCCAGACGATTGAATATGTCCTGCAAAAGGATCCGGCCCATCATGTGGCGATCCTGACTAATGGCCTGCTTCTTGAGGAGCATCTTGCCGAACTGATGGAGATGGACCATGAGCGGATTCATCTCCAAGTCAGTTTGGACGGTTTAAAGGAGGAACACGATTTTCTTCGGGGACGTAACACCTATAGCAGGCTTTGCGAAAATCTTGAGGCCGCTGTAAAGACGGGATTGGCCTTCACCATTTCAGTGGCTGTGAACAACGATAATGTAGGGCGGCTGGATAAAATCGCTCGTCAGGCTCATGCCTTGGGGGCAGGCGGTCTCCATCTGATGTATCATTTTGTCCGGGGCAAGGGGACAAGCGGTCAGTTTGTCCCGGTGGTTCGCCTGTTCTCTCAGATTGTCAAGGCAGCTGAGGTCTGTCAGGAGTTGGGGCTGAAGATCGATAATCTGGAGGCCATGAAGGCTCAGGTCTTTGCTGTGCCCGGTTCCCGTTTTGATCTGACCAATATGGCCTGGGAATCCTTGGCCGTAGCCCCGGATGGAACGCTTTCTCCTTCTCCGGCCTTGGTACGGGTGGAGGAACTTGCCTGCGGGCATCTGGAGCAGGGGCTGGCCGATGCCTGGAAAGATAACATCGTGCTCAGGGAGATTCGTTTGATCAGCCAAGTAGATATCGAGGAACGGCAGCAACGCCCCTTGTCTCTCATTACTGGTGGAGGTGACCCGGATCATTCCTGGAACACCGGTTGTAACTTAGTGGGGCATGATCCCTATATTGACCTGTACGAGCAGCTGGCCTTGCAGCTTATTACGGATCAGGCGGCTCAATATCCTGATCAGGGCCTGTTTCGCTTGCGGATGGGCGATGTGCGCCATGATTGCCCGGACACGGAAAACGGCTCTGACGGCTCGGTCGGACTCACCCATTGCAATTGTCTGATTTCCCTGGCTGAGCATGACGGCCATTCCTCGGTGCGGGAGTTTTACAGTGCTGCTGCCCAGCAGGCCAACACGGAGATTGTTAATCCCTTTAGCCCGGCTGCGGGACTGGGGGATTATATTCCTGAAGAGGCCAAAGAAAAATCCTACGGTTGCGGAAGTCCGGTCAAAGATGCTGCGCCTCAAAAGGGTGAAATTGTGGTGGACCTAGGCTCGGGCAGCGGGGTGGAGTGCTTTCTTGCAGCAGCAGAGGTCGGGGCTTCCGGCAGGGTATATGGTATTGATATGACCGATGCCATGCTGGAACTGGCTTGCAAATCAAAGCGGCATGTGGTGATGGACCTGGGCTATGATAATATCGAGTTCCGCAAAGGGTATCTGGAGGCAATTCCCTTGGCCGATGCAACAGCGGACGTGGTGATCTCCAACTGCGTGATCAATCTCAGCCCGGATAAGCGCAGAACCTATCTGGAGATCATGCGGATACTCAAGCCCGGCGGTCGGCTGGTGGTTGCTGATGTGGTTAGCGACGAATCGGTCAGCGCGGCGATCAAGAACAGCACCAAGTATCGGGGCGAATGCCTGGGCGGGGCCATGCAGCAGGACGATCTTCTTGTCATGCTGGAGGATTGCGGATTTGCCTCGGTCTATCTTCATAAACGCTCTCCCTATCGGGAGGTGGACGGGCATCGTTTTTACTCCCTGACCTATGAGGCGGGCAAAGCAGAAGTGACGGAATTGACGGGACTGGAGGAACTTGTTGATGAGGAAGGGGAGAAGGTTCGTTGTCTCTTTCGAGGGCCTGCGCCAGCTCTGGAAACATCAACGGGCCGACGTTTGGAATGCGGGCGCATCACCGAACTTCCGCGTCGGGAAGCAGAGCAGCTGGGTGATCAGGTTTTCATCCTTGATGAGGAAGGAGCTGTTGCCAATATTGAGCAGGAAGCCTGCTGTTGCGGTGTGCCGCCGGACGAGGGCAGAGGCAATGATTCAAGTAATTCCAAAAACGATTCTGTTGCTCGGCATCTCAACGGCTGTCTTGTTTGCGGGGAGGAGCTGGTCTATCAAAGTAACAGCGGTGTGTCTGCAAGTTGCTATTTTTGCGGCACAGAGACTGTTACCCCATGCAGCTGCACTGCTGACCATTATGTCTGTGACAGTTGCCATCAACAGGAAGGCGTTGCGGTCGTCCGTTCAGTCTGCCTGAGCAGCAGGGAAAAGGATATGATTACCTTGATGACTCGCATCCGCAATCATCCTGCTGTCCCCATGCACGGGCCTGAGCATCATGCGCTGGTGCCCGGCGTGATCCTGGCTGCCTATCGCAATAACGGCGGGAAGATCAGCAAGGATCTTATTGCCACCGGGATTGATCGGGGCAGCAAGGTGCCCGGAGGGGTCTGCGGCTTTTGGGGCTGCTGTGGTGCGGCAGTGGGGGCGGGGATTGCCGCTTCTCTGATCCTGGAGGCGACCCCGTTGAAAGCGGATGAACGCCAGCACACCTTGGCCTTTACCGCAGCACTTTTTAAGGAGATTGCCCGAATAAAGGGGGGGCGGTGTTGTCAGCGGGAGACCTGGCTAGCTCTGACCCATGCCTCCCGGTTCTCTGAGAAATTTTTCGGGATTGCCCTGCCAGCAGAGTCTGTTCTTCATTGCAACCAGTACGAGAAGAACCGGGAGTGTATGCTGACACGCTGTCCGCTCTGGGAGGAGCGGGAGTGGAAAGAAGGGCGGTGGAGAGGAAGCTGCCTCAAAAAGGCTGCCGGGGCCCTTCTTCCTTACCCTTCCTGAACATGAATCGTCATGCCCTGGCCCTCTTCGGCACGGAGGAGAACATCACCGGCCTCAGCTGCGGCCTGATCATGGCCTCGGATTATTGAGGGGAGAAAGACAACCGTTATCTTTTTACCGGTGGAGAGTCGCTCAATGGTGATAAGTTTCTCTTTAATCGTCGTGTCCAGTTCAAGAAATTTTTTATCCGTGTAGCCCTGCATAAAGAAATCGTAGACCAGAGAGGTACAGAGCGCGGCACCGTGGGTGATTTTAAAATCGCCCTTGACCGGTGTGGTATCTTCGTAGAGAAGCGGCAGGACAACCTGAAGGGTCTTATAGGCCCGTGCGGAACCGGGGCAGAGATAACCGTCCGCATTAATGAGATCGGTAAAGCTGTATTCTTGGATTGCGGCCCCGTCCAGTACCCGGATAATCGGTAAAGTCTTCTGCCATTCCGTGGGTTCCCATCCCCAGATTGATTCGCCGGATTGCCGCATTCTTTCCTGCATCATCTTCCGCATCTTAAAGCGGAACATATATCCTTTTTCCTCTTCGCTCAACGCAGCATTCTGACGGAGATTGTCCGCCGTTTTCCTGAGCATAATGGTTTCCATCATCTCCTGCTGTTTCTGTTCCGCAGGTGAAAGGCTGTTTTGGGCATGGACTTGGGTAACTGTTGGGAAAAAGAAAACAGCGCAGGCGATAAGGCGATAAAAATGTTTGTTCATGGTGAAGTGTCAGATGAAGTTGATTCAGGTTACTGGTTGATTATCCAATTTCTCCGCACATCGGCGGCTGAGTGATTTAAGATAAAGGTACTCGGCTGTGGCTGTTTTGGCAAGCAGGCCGCGCAGGCTGTGCAGGGCGGGAGCCAAGTATTGCCGGAAAAAAGGTTTGCCCCGTTGCTGACCGAGAAAGGCAAAGGCCCCCAGGATCTGGAGATTGCGTTGCAGGGCCAGCAGGAGATATTCTTGTTGGAATTGGGCGCGGTCATAGGGAAGCAGGCTGGTCAGGGTATCAAGATAGTGTTCCAGCAGTTCCTCCAGAAGCAAGGCGGGCAGGGCGGCATAGGGATCAATGAGCAGGGAGGCAAGATCGTAGGCCAAGGGGCCTTGGCGGCCCGCTTGGTAGTCGATAAAGCGGACCCGCTCCTGCTGGATCATGATATTGCGGCTCTGGAAATCCCGATGAAGAAAGAAGGTGGCTTCAGCTTGGGAGGCCTTGTCCGCCAGTGCATGAAAATCCTGCGCTATTTTTTCTTCGTCAATCTCCAGTTGGAGAAAATCACGGCACAGGGCTCGGAGAAAATAGCCGGATTCCCGTTCTAACATCAGAGCGCGGTCGTACTTTGGTGTATCCCAGCACCAGTCTGGCTTGAAGCCTTGGCTGCCTCGTACCTGCATCCGAGCGAGTTCGCTCACAGTCTGTCGATAGAGTTGAATGATCTGTTCTGAGTCATTGCCCTTTTTCTGCATCAGATCGTGCAAGCGTTGATCGCCCAAATCCTCACAAACCAGCAGACCGCTCTGTTCTTCAAAGCCGTACAGCTCCGGGACAGGGGCACCTGTGGCAAAGAGATGCCTGCCGATATGCCAACCAGCGACTGCCTCGCGCAGACCAGCAGCAGCATCAGGGGGCGGGGTCACAGCCACAGCGGTCCTGCCGTCCTCATGCGCAACCCGGCAGAAACGGCGGAGCGAGCCATCCGGGGTCAGAGGGGTGATGGTTATTGAGTCTTGTGACCATGTATCACCTGTATTGCCAATATTTTCTGAAGCGTTGAGGAGTTGGCAGGCCGTTGCGATGAAGTTTTTGTCCATGAGGTTGCTTGTTGCGATAAAAAGAGAGGAGGCGAGGAATGGGAAAGTGGTTATGACCAGCAATCCCGGATTTTTCTCTGGTATTCAACACCATCCACAGGCCATTCCAGTTGACCGGCATATTGCATGATATCAGCAGGCCGAGGCTGGCTGTTCCCTTCTATGATTTTTATTTTATTTCTCGGTAGCCCCCTGAGCATTGAGAGTATTATTTTATACAAACTGTTATCTATTTCCAGATAAAGTGTTTTCATGATGTGCCTCTTTGTAGATTGCCGAGCGGGTTAAATGCAAAAAAATAGGAGGAGATAATTCGTCAATATATGTGATGATTATCGCCACTCACGTAATAATATGATACTGTTGTTCCATTTGGCCTACAAGAGATATTTTTCAGGAGCGCGTGGTAACGGAAATTTATCCCGTTGAAATGATTGCAGGAGGAAAAGGAATGGTGACAGGAACAGAACCCTTGACGGTCTTTGCAAATATCAAATGGGTGAAGCCGCTGTGGAAAAAGCTACGTCAGTTGACCGGTGAGCGGGCCAAGGAGCTTGACCGCCTGCGGGACGAGTTTGTTGATCCAGAGCAGCTTCGGGGCCTGTACATAGAACCCTATCTTCAGGATCGTAATCCGGCGGATGGTCATCAGGATGACTTGGTGTCAGCGGCGCAGCAGCTCGCCTTTGAGCGAATCAACGGATTTTTTCGCGGCAGTCTTCCTCTGGAAAAGGATGGTCGCCACCAGATGTTTATTCTCTCTGATGCCGGGATGGGCAAGACCTCTCTGCTGCTCATGATTAAGCTCATGCATCTGACCAGCTTTTGGCCCAAGGGGTATAACTGCGCGTTGTTCAAGCTGGGTGCAGATACTCTGGAGCGAGTGCAGGCTCTACCTAATAAAGGTGAAACCGTGCTCCTGCTGGATGCTCTGGATGAAGACCCCAAGGCCTGGAAGCGGATTAAGGACCGCCTGCTGGAGCTTTTGCAGGCCAGTGAGGATTTTCGGCGGGTGGTTATCTCCAGCCGGACCCAGTTTTTCCCGGAAATGGAGCCGGACAGGCTTGGTCGTCCGGAGATCAAGGTGCTGGCTGGCTATCATTGCCCGGTGCTCTATCTTTCGCCGTTTACAGATGAACAGGTGCAGGAGTTTATCCGGCGCAAGCTGCCCTTGCGCTGGTATCATTGGTTGTGCCTGCAACGCGGGCGGATCAAGAAAAAGCGGGAAAAGGCAACCTGTCTGCTGGAGCATATGCAGGATTTGCGGATGCGGCCTATGCTCTTGCATCATATCGACAAGTTGCTTGCAGCAGAATGTCGGCAGGAATGGGAATGCCGGCAAGAATGGAATGCCTATACAGTGTATGAGGCCCTGGTTGATGAGTGGCTGGACCGTGAGGTACGAAAAATTCGGGGTCAACATGCGGATGAGCGGGTGCCGGAGCGGAAGGAGCTGTTTCATGCCTGTTTGCGGGTTGCCGAGGAGATGGAGCGGCAAGGCTCACGGGTTATCAGTGAAGATGCTTTGCGGCAGCTGATTCGGGAGGATGCAAATATTGGCTGGTTGGAGAAGTTTGAGCTGGGTGGACGATCCTTGCTGAATCGTAATTCTGACCGGGCTTTTCGTTTCAGTCATTATACGATTCAGGAGTTTTTGTTGGCCTGGGGGGTGGTGAACAAGCAGTTTGTCGGGCAAGAACCGTTGCGGGCCACAGATCAGTTGGTCCGCTTTGTTGATCTTGCTGTTGGTATATCCCGTCATGTTGATCACATTGATCTCAGCGAAATTGATCCATTGGGTTATGTGGAGAAATACAACTCGTCTTGGCCAATACAGGATCAGTTGAAGAACGGTGGGCTGGGACCGGAAATGATGCTTCTGCCCGGAGGTCGCTTTCGGATGGGTAATATGCAGGGCAAGGAGGCAAAGGACGAGCACCCAGTTCATGAAGTGAAACTGGGCAGCTTTGCCATTGGCCGTTATCCGATTACTTTTACTGAGTATGACATTTTTTGTGAGGCTACAGGCCGGCAAAAGCCGAAAGATGAGGGGTGGGGCAGAGGGCAACGACCAGTAATTGATGTTAGCTGGCATGACGCTCAGGATTATTGTAAGTGGCTGACTTGGGAATCTGGACAAGCTTACCGGTTATCAACTGAGGCGGAGTGGGAGTATGCGTGCCGAGGAGGTACTGAAACGAGATGGTGCTTTGGTGATGGGGAGGAACGTCTAGGAGGATATGTTTGGTACAAGAATAACTCTTATGGAATGACACAGCCGGTCGGTGAAAAGAAGGCTAACGTTTGGGGTATCTATGATATGCACGGTAATGTCTGGGAGTGGTGCCTAGATTGGTACAGCAGCGAATATTATGGAGAATGTCAGAGGCAAGGTTTGGTTAAGAGTCCCCAAGGACCTTCAACCGGAGTGGAACGTGTTACTCGTGGTGGATCTTGGTACGATAGGGTGTCGCTCTGTCGTTCTTCTTACCGGTACAGTCACGGGTCTGTCAAACGTGGTCTCAACTTTGGTTTTCGTTGTGTGCGAGTTCAGGGGGAGCCCAAGGGGCCGAAGGCCGGGTGAGACGGGAAGCATTCCGCCCGGCGTTGAAACACCGGGCTATTTTCTGCCGTCCCTTTGGGACTTTTGTCCCGGAGGGACATTCGATCATAGCCCAGTGATTTATCGCTGGGCGGCCTGGGGCAATTCGTGCTCTATATTGCCCTTTCAGGGCATCGAACCCTGCGATCAGCCACCAACCCGTAGGGCGCGAACCCCTGTGTTCGCCCTGAAACATTGATGCCGGAGGCCTCATCAGTATCGAATCATCATCCTGCGGCATGTCAGAACGATGCTGCAACGCTGTAGAGCCTTCCTGCACCGTTGACGAATGATGCAAAGACACATAAGAACGACCCTGCGACGGTGCAGAATGATCCTGTGGAAGCTACGAACGTTCCGGTACCGATGACGGAAGCCTCGTCACCATCGCAGAACGATCCTGCAACAGGGGATAGTCTTGCGTCACAAGGGGATAACCCTTCGTACATAGGGGATAGTGATGATCCCCTTGGGGATTGCCTTGCGTCACCAGGAGATAACCGAGAGATACTGATCCATCACAGCATAAACCAACCTGTTGGTCTCATCAATCCTGTGGGACCAAAAAAACAAACAACCTCTCCTTGAGCACCTCTGGCTTGCCCATTCCCTGAAAGAGATAATTGTTGTACAAGTCTGTTCTGCTGAGGATTGAAAAGCAAACTGAAAATAACCTGTGGAGTCGAAAGCCCATTCAGAGTACAATAAAAGATATTTTTTAAAGAGAGGAGAATGCCGTTTACCGTTTGTCGGGAAGAAATGCCAACGCTCATTTCGTTTGTGCATACAGCTACCTCGGAATCAGTTTAATCTGCTATAGCAAGAAGAATTATGGGGCTGGAGTCATTATCCTTTGTCAATATCGAGTGGATGAAGCAGCTGTACAGGCAGCTCAAACAATTCACGGATGAAAGGGCACAGGAACTGGACCAGCTAGGAGATGATTTTGTTGATCCTCTGGAGCTCTCCCGGTTCTATGTTGAGCCCTGTCTTCAGGCCTATCGACCGCTCCCTCGCCGCAACGGCGTACTCTCTCTTGATCCCTGTCAGCCTGCCTTCTCCTTGCTGAATAAGTTTTTTATCGGCGGGGTTCCGAACAATCGGGATGGTAGCCATCAGCTGATCCTCCTCGGAGAGCCGGGCTCGGGCAAAAGTTCGCTTCTCCTTATGCTCAGACTGATGAATCTGGCCGAATTCTGGCCCAAAGGCTACCATTGCCTA includes:
- a CDS encoding DUF5714 domain-containing protein produces the protein MPMQWITRLHRIEHAGMPVYIDQEKPDWFVPSTRTDELLRACQKYGNRAVALGEFCNRCNEEPDKAGRHLRRLEHLLDQGTPPPYQGRSHHLRLGPLKEIWFHITDTCNLSCVHCLFSASPSKKESMEQERLHDAIDQATALGSHLFYFTGGEPFVYPDFCQTIEYVLQKDPAHHVAILTNGLLLEEHLAELMEMDHERIHLQVSLDGLKEEHDFLRGRNTYSRLCENLEAAVKTGLAFTISVAVNNDNVGRLDKIARQAHALGAGGLHLMYHFVRGKGTSGQFVPVVRLFSQIVKAAEVCQELGLKIDNLEAMKAQVFAVPGSRFDLTNMAWESLAVAPDGTLSPSPALVRVEELACGHLEQGLADAWKDNIVLREIRLISQVDIEERQQRPLSLITGGGDPDHSWNTGCNLVGHDPYIDLYEQLALQLITDQAAQYPDQGLFRLRMGDVRHDCPDTENGSDGSVGLTHCNCLISLAEHDGHSSVREFYSAAAQQANTEIVNPFSPAAGLGDYIPEEAKEKSYGCGSPVKDAAPQKGEIVVDLGSGSGVECFLAAAEVGASGRVYGIDMTDAMLELACKSKRHVVMDLGYDNIEFRKGYLEAIPLADATADVVISNCVINLSPDKRRTYLEIMRILKPGGRLVVADVVSDESVSAAIKNSTKYRGECLGGAMQQDDLLVMLEDCGFASVYLHKRSPYREVDGHRFYSLTYEAGKAEVTELTGLEELVDEEGEKVRCLFRGPAPALETSTGRRLECGRITELPRREAEQLGDQVFILDEEGAVANIEQEACCCGVPPDEGRGNDSSNSKNDSVARHLNGCLVCGEELVYQSNSGVSASCYFCGTETVTPCSCTADHYVCDSCHQQEGVAVVRSVCLSSREKDMITLMTRIRNHPAVPMHGPEHHALVPGVILAAYRNNGGKISKDLIATGIDRGSKVPGGVCGFWGCCGAAVGAGIAASLILEATPLKADERQHTLAFTAALFKEIARIKGGRCCQRETWLALTHASRFSEKFFGIALPAESVLHCNQYEKNRECMLTRCPLWEEREWKEGRWRGSCLKKAAGALLPYPS
- a CDS encoding phosphotransferase codes for the protein MDKNFIATACQLLNASENIGNTGDTWSQDSITITPLTPDGSLRRFCRVAHEDGRTAVAVTPPPDAAAGLREAVAGWHIGRHLFATGAPVPELYGFEEQSGLLVCEDLGDQRLHDLMQKKGNDSEQIIQLYRQTVSELARMQVRGSQGFKPDWCWDTPKYDRALMLERESGYFLRALCRDFLQLEIDEEKIAQDFHALADKASQAEATFFLHRDFQSRNIMIQQERVRFIDYQAGRQGPLAYDLASLLIDPYAALPALLLEELLEHYLDTLTSLLPYDRAQFQQEYLLLALQRNLQILGAFAFLGQQRGKPFFRQYLAPALHSLRGLLAKTATAEYLYLKSLSRRCAEKLDNQPVT
- a CDS encoding SUMF1/EgtB/PvdO family nonheme iron enzyme; translated protein: MVTGTEPLTVFANIKWVKPLWKKLRQLTGERAKELDRLRDEFVDPEQLRGLYIEPYLQDRNPADGHQDDLVSAAQQLAFERINGFFRGSLPLEKDGRHQMFILSDAGMGKTSLLLMIKLMHLTSFWPKGYNCALFKLGADTLERVQALPNKGETVLLLDALDEDPKAWKRIKDRLLELLQASEDFRRVVISSRTQFFPEMEPDRLGRPEIKVLAGYHCPVLYLSPFTDEQVQEFIRRKLPLRWYHWLCLQRGRIKKKREKATCLLEHMQDLRMRPMLLHHIDKLLAAECRQEWECRQEWNAYTVYEALVDEWLDREVRKIRGQHADERVPERKELFHACLRVAEEMERQGSRVISEDALRQLIREDANIGWLEKFELGGRSLLNRNSDRAFRFSHYTIQEFLLAWGVVNKQFVGQEPLRATDQLVRFVDLAVGISRHVDHIDLSEIDPLGYVEKYNSSWPIQDQLKNGGLGPEMMLLPGGRFRMGNMQGKEAKDEHPVHEVKLGSFAIGRYPITFTEYDIFCEATGRQKPKDEGWGRGQRPVIDVSWHDAQDYCKWLTWESGQAYRLSTEAEWEYACRGGTETRWCFGDGEERLGGYVWYKNNSYGMTQPVGEKKANVWGIYDMHGNVWEWCLDWYSSEYYGECQRQGLVKSPQGPSTGVERVTRGGSWYDRVSLCRSSYRYSHGSVKRGLNFGFRCVRVQGEPKGPKAG